GCTGCCACTGGCCACTTCGGGCTACTCATGCCTCTGAATCAACCAGCAAAGAGGGAGTTACTCGCTGGGGTGATTGATCCCAACTACCGAGTGGAATTTGGACTACTCTTTCATAAGGAAGAGTATGCCTGGAATACAGAAGATTTCtgcaaaattttattgaaattataaTGGACTTATATGTGCTTAGGCAGGAAGGACATCTTTACAGTAATGAGTTTCCATTAATGAACATGAcctttctctccatttattcagatcttttaaattttctctaaagTTGTTTTGGGGAAATAATATACATCTGTTACTACATTAATTCCTTGGTACATGGTATTTTTATAATactgcatttattttaaagtttatttttgctttttgtagctGGCTATTAGTTCTAGCAGGTATGCAATGGGCTGAGCTCTTTTGCTGGAATGAGATGTACCTGCATGGCAGTGACCCCTAACTGAGGTGTCAAATATGCAGATTAATAAGTGAATCCAAGCTGAGTTTGGGTGCGGTTGGTCCCATCTCATCACCATTGCTATTGGTAGTAGTAAAACTGATGAGTAAATAGTTCCCACCTGCTCTTGGTGAAAACATAGGAGATCTTCTGTTGGGAGCTGGTTAACCGTGAGAATATGTCTACATGATCAGCAGGGTATATAAGAAGCCCAGCTCACACTATACTCCTACACTATGGCTCCAAATAGGGTGTAGAGAACCAGAACAGTTCTCCCGTTCTGAGGTATTCTACACACACAGCTGGTTTCTTATCTGAGGAAGAACATCCTAGCAGAATcctgcagagagaaaaaaataaagctcgTGCCAGCCTCTCCTGACCCTTCACTGAGGCAGCCTTTGGCTGAGATGCTTATCCTTATCTGATGCATATCATTTTGTTACTGGTTTATTGTATCCTTTTCTATCAACCAACCGTAGATTCCTAAGTGATGTATTTTGTGGGTCCTGTGCCCTAGCATTGAGACATaaaggtgattttaaaatattgacctGTATTTAGCAAACTTTTATACACATTTAGACGTTCTGAAATTTATCTGTAGATTGATTCATAAAGCATATAATCATAAATCTGTCTTAACTATTTCACTGTATAGAACTTCCAGTATGATGAACAGTATTTGAATATTGCAGACATCCTTGAGTTATTCTCAACATGAAATTCTTCAAACATCTCACCAATAAATCTAAGGGAAGCTGActgtttattagtatttttttttcacatgaatAGGTGAACTGTGTCAAATACCTTTTATTCATTAACTGAACAATCattggttgatttttaaaaaaattgtggtgaACCAATAAAAGCTAAAGTTCCTTCTAATCGTGCGCTTAACTgaattacagttttaaaatgtggtatctTCATTGCCATTCAGTTCAATGTATTTTCTAACTTCCACTTGATTTAAAAGTCATGTTTGATAGTGTATTGCCAATTTGTTTAAGACAGGTATGATTAACTGCATCTTAGAGAACTTGTCTGTCCTGGACTGAGTGAAGAATTTCTGCACTTTGCCATGTTCCATTTTTCCATGGAAACAGTGCTCTGCAGTGAGCCTCTCTTTTCAACTCCACCATGTCACTGGTCTATCTGGTCTGGGAGTCTGTCAAGAAAAGGGATCGCTTTGTCATTAATTCAATGCATTCTGACTCAGGAGATGCAGACTTTTGACTCCCACAATTGGCCTTGATTGGGTCAATGCATTTCAGTGAATTTGAAATATCCATCAGATGAACACGACTTACATCCTAGTTGATTgactccctgcaagctgaggattTCTATCCTGTTCCTGTCCAAAAGTGCCTGAGTTATACATTTTGTGTTCTTGAGAGCACAAAGTATAGAGCTAACCAGTGGGGACTACCATATGGAACCGACTAATTTTGAACCCCAGCTCGCTGATcctcatttttaatatattttttttaatttcggGAAGTCTGTGTAGTCCAGACCTGTAATGAAGGAATTGAAGAAATAATCACaaggtatgtgtatgtgtgtatgcaggCGGGTTCCAGACCTCCTGGGCCCACTGTGAGAGCGTCTCGGGCTCTCACAGTGCATCCTTCTGCCTGCGGACCCAGAAGAAGCTGGCAGGTCCCAGAGATGAGCAATCTAGAGACCAGGAGGTTAAGGAAGCATTTATTGAAAACCTGTGATGTACCTCTGGCCCAGACCAAGAGGCAGGGTCAAGCCAAGGCTTCAATCAGTCACAGGAGACTGGGGGTCTTGGGCCCGACCCCTACTCCTCACCAGTAGACTCAGCTGAGATGGGCTGTATCAATATAGGTCCTTTATTTCCTGAAAGCCCCTTGGGCTAAGGTCAGGGTGGAGTGTGTCCTCCTGGCCTATGAGGACGTCAGGCCCTGCTCGCTGTGCAGCTCCAGGTCTTTCTCCTTTTAGGGGCTTGGGACTGGCCTGCAGGAGGTTAGTGTCCAGGGTGGGAATTTACACCCATCCCCAAGGCCACATGGTACCCTCCTGCCCCATCACCACCTTGGGTGGATCCACTGTGGGAAAGCCCTTCCCTACAGACCATCCTCTGAGGAGTCCCAGGACCCCCTCCCTTGTCCTCCCGCCCCTTCCGCCGTCCCTTCAGTAGCTGTCTCTGTTCCCTGACGCCCACTTCTGGGGCTTACCACATCTCCCGGGCCAGCCTCTTCCTCTTGTGTGCTCTGGGCTTGGGTAGAGACTTGCATTCCATGCTTTTCCAGCTCTTCCTTCAGCCTGGACAGGAAGAGGTAGGAtgggggaaggaagaagaggaaagggtGGAGGAGGGACAAGAGGTTTTCAAGAGTCAGAGAGACAGAAGGTGGAGAGAGGAGATACAACATCGGTCACCTTTCTGGTGGGGGTTGCGGGGACAGGGCCTCCACACGCACCTCTGCCGCTTCTGCTGCTGTTGTTGGCACTTCTGCTGCAGCTGCTGGTGGCGCTGGGCAGCAGCTGCTAGGAGCTCCTCAGCCTTCCTGTGCTCTTCCTGAAACAGCTGCCTGGGGGGGCCCAGTAGGGGGTGGTCAGCACCGGccactccctcctcccaccctcttcaCCTCCACATCTTACACTGTGGCTGCAGCCTCCTGGCTGCGGAGAAAGAGTCCCTCATCGAGGGTGGAGGGGCCCTCAGCCCCACACAGGGAGCACAGCTGATGCTTCACGTCTTCCAGTGTTGCCTTGACCAGCTTCTCTGCAGCACGAAGGGGCAGGTGAGCACATGAGGGCACGTGAGGTCAGATATGGGCCATCCACCCTCCCTGGCCTCACCTTCCTTGAGCAGCTGCTCCTTGCTGCTGTCCAGGGCACAAATCTCCCTTGCCAGCCGCTCTGGCCTCTGAGGGGGCAGAAAAGAGGCCTGTCTACTCCTCTTGGCTTTCCCCCATGCCTCAAAGAAGGCTATCTGGATCTTGTTTTG
This genomic stretch from Pongo pygmaeus isolate AG05252 chromosome 8, NHGRI_mPonPyg2-v2.0_pri, whole genome shotgun sequence harbors:
- the SYCE1 gene encoding synaptonemal complex central element protein 1 isoform X2, giving the protein MAGRSLTSKAEPTAGAMDRAEKAGGQDTSSQKIEDLMEMVQKLQKVGSLEPRVEVLINRINEVQQAKKKANKDLGEARTICEALQKELDLLHGEKVHLKEILSKKQETLRILRLHCQEKESEAQRKHTMLQECKERISALNLQIEEEKNKQRQLRLAFEEQLEDLMGQHKDLWDFHRPERLAREICALDSSKEQLLKEEKLVKATLEDVKHQLCSLCGAEGPSTLDEGLFLRSQEAAATVQLFQEEHRKAEELLAAAAQRHQQLQQKCQQQQQKRQRLKEELEKHGMQVSTQAQSTQEEEAGPGDVASPKPLKGERPGAAQRAGPDVLIGQEDTLHPDLSPRGFQEIKDLY
- the SYCE1 gene encoding synaptonemal complex central element protein 1 isoform X1 — its product is MAGRSLTSKAEPTAGAMDRAEKAGGRQDTSSQKIEDLMEMVQKLQKVGSLEPRVEVLINRINEVQQAKKKANKDLGEARTICEALQKELDLLHGEKVHLKEILSKKQETLRILRLHCQEKESEAQRKHTMLQECKERISALNLQIEEEKNKQRQLRLAFEEQLEDLMGQHKDLWDFHRPERLAREICALDSSKEQLLKEEKLVKATLEDVKHQLCSLCGAEGPSTLDEGLFLRSQEAAATVQLFQEEHRKAEELLAAAAQRHQQLQQKCQQQQQKRQRLKEELEKHGMQVSTQAQSTQEEEAGPGDVASPKPLKGERPGAAQRAGPDVLIGQEDTLHPDLSPRGFQEIKDLY